TTGCATAGTCTATTTTTGTTTTCAGACTGGACAGTTGGATATGTGTGTAGCGAGTATATCAGATCGTAATAGAGTAGCAGATACCAAGTTCTGGTGTAGTAGCCATTGGACTGTTACTTCATACAACTAGTAGTATGGGTTGTGGTGCCTGTAGGGCTGAAACAGTCACGAGTAGTGCTACTGATCTCTCCGACGGAATTATATCTCGGCCGTAACGGTGTCCCGGTAATCAGCaaactgctactactaccgccactactactactaagtgaCTCACCGTTACTGAGCCGGACATCTCCGACTTCCAAGGAACACTAATACTAGTAAATGCGGAGTAAGTGACGTCGTACGATCGAAGGTACACTGCGGGCTAATCCTGCAGGTGTAGCGGGATGCTGTAAGACGGCTGCAGGAGGAAGCAGTAGTGCTAAGAAGTTATTTTGTGTAAGTAGTATCTCCTAATACCACCTATGAACAACGCTGAGTACTATAACTAAAGTCACCTCATAAAACGGCATACCCTAAGGTACATGGCAGTGGTATAAACCTGGAATCGTGCATCCTACCCCTAACATTCACCGAGGCCCCTCCAGAATAAAACTAAGCCCTCCTACTACCCGTCCCGCCGTGTCTCACCTTCTGATAAGCTTTCCTACTGCCAGGAGTACTTCATCTCACAGGCTACTGATTCCCTCCCGACCCCGCTTTGGCAGGATTGCCGGTCTCTCTCCGAGTGTCTCCAACCCTCACGCGACCAATTACCACAATCAGCCACGGAGGGCTTTCCCGGACTCACCACACACTATGACCACTGCAGTATTGGATCCATTGCATTGTTCCTTTTATACCAGATTTGTCCTAGACTAAGCCGGTCTAAAGCTTCGACTCCGCAATATGCCTATCTCTACTACTTCCAACTACCAGCTAAACAAATGACCAACCAGCCCCCGCACATCTAGCAGGCTGTGCCAGCATTGATACGACGGAGTCCGCTATCCACTTCGTAGTCACATAGATAGATCCAATAATTATCCGCATGAAATTCTACCTATAAATCAAGACAttgccctccctccaccatctccccaTGTAAACCCTCTCACCATCGTAACCATGATCCTCCTAACGGCACTTTTGTGCCTCCTAagcctcaccctcaccacagCCCTAACCACCAACAGAACccaccccttctccctcccctcaaCATGGGGCAATCTCTCCCCCTACACCCCAAGCCCCGGCTTCGGAATTCCCCCAGGCACCCCGCAACAATGCCAACTAACGCAAGCACACATCCTCCACCGGCACGCACAACGCTATCCAACCTCGTACCTCCTCGACGCCGACAGCATGGAATCCTTCGCCCAGAAGCTGCAGAACTACACACAGTCACACCCAAACAGCACCCTCGCCACCGgccctctctccttcctcaatAAATGGCGCTATCTCATGGGCACAGaagccctcctccccaccggCGCCGCAACGGAAGCCACCTCCGGTGCGTTCCACTGGTCTCGCTACGGACGGGTGTTGTATGATGCCCCGGCTGGCATGGCGGATTGGAGTAATGAGTTGAATGTCTGGCCTAATGGCACGAGGAGGGATAAGCCCATGTTTAGGACGACGAGTCAGGCGAGGATTTTGGAGAGTgcgaggtggtggttgagtaTGCCtgccttttcccctccttatTCCCTATTCCCATGGTCTATAGTGAGCAGTGTACTGATTAGGGTTCGTATAGGCGGCTTCTTCAGCAACATCGCAGCCAACAGCTCATCCGATAACTACGACCTGGTCATTATCCCAGAGGGAGATGGGTACAATAATACCCTGTCAGGAAGTTGTCCAAACGGAGACACTTCCGAAGGGTACGTTTCCCCCCTAAGAATCCCCTCTACACAAACATACTAACCTTATACCACCCACAGCGACGACTCCGCCGAACAATTCCTAAAAACATACACACCCCCCATAATCACCCGCCTCTCCGCCTACCTCCCACCCTCAATAACTTTAACCCCGCTCGACATCCTCAGCATGCAAAACCTCTGCGCATACGAAACCGCCGTGCTgggctcctcctccttctgttCCCTGTTCACGCCCTCCGAATGGGAATCCTACGCATACATCCTCGATCTGCAATTCTACGGGGATTACGGGTTCGGTTCACCCTCCGGTAGAGCGCAGGGTATTGGATATGTGATTGAGCTTGCGGCTCGCCTACAGGGGAAGCTTATAACCGAGCAGGTTGCCAACGTTAATATCACGTATGATAGTAATAAGGACACGTTCCCGTTACATCAGCCGCTGTATCTTGATATGTCGcatgatgatgtgattgtTTCGGTGTTGGCTGCGCTCGGGGTGGAGTATTTTAATATTGGGGAcggggatgggatgaagggggatATCAGTCCTAACGAAGTGCCCCTGAATAGGACGTTCAGGTTGAATCATATTGCGCCGTTCGGGGCCAGGTTTGTTACCGAGGTGTGGAGGTGTGAGgaggcttcttctgctgaGGAGAttgtggtggatgttgggggtggggaggtggttTATGAGAATGAagtggtgaaggagggtcaGGGGAGGGAGTTTGTGAGGTGGGTGTTGAATGAGATGCCGGTTCCTGTTGATGGGGTGTCTGGGTGTGAAGAGGATGCGGCGGGGGCGAATGGGTTTTGTGCCCTGGAGGGGTTCTTGAATGGGGTGGGCAAGATGCAGGAGTTGGCGGCGTTTGAGGAGGCGTGTATTCAGGGGGCGGAGAGTGGTGGGGGGCaggttggggatgggaggcCTTAGTTTTATTTCTATCATGACTTTGTAGAGAAGTATAGTGTGTGGAAATGATGGGTGGATGCAAAGGTATGATATTGGtatatggtatggtatgctAGAAAATCACGCGTATGGGTATCTAGCTCAAATAGCTGCCGGCCGCCATCTATCGCCATCAACACGAAACAAATATGAAAACAAACAGATAGGAAGCAGACTAAATGCCAGCTTTAGTCAACAGAATAGCAGTACACCAGCTTAGTCAACAGAATAGCAGTACACCAGCGACGCCgtattaatctagataatagtaGGTATCAGCCATCCTCGGAAGGTGGCTCGGAGTCGCTCCGACTCGATGGACGAGATAGCTCCAGCTCTTGCTGCTCGTGCAGCTCGTTGAGCTCATTCAGCTcattcagctcctccgggGTCAGCACGCGTCCGCCCAGCTGCACGTCGTTCACATGCACATTATATTCCAGTGCGCGCTGTCCCTCTCGGATCAGCTCTTCCGTCCATCCCAGACACCGCTTGAGGCTCTGGTTCAGCCGCTGGCTGTCGGCGAGAAGCTCCTGATGCTTTGCCAGATCAATGAGGAACCGTTTCTCGTCCCGCGCACGATGCTGGGAGTCCTGATCTGCCTGCGAGTCGGGACTCACCACCCCATCTTCCATGGAGTCTTCGTCGCTAAAGTCGGAGAGCTCTTCTGGCGACCGCACAGACGAATGCTCGCTCGCTTCCTCGACTTCAGGAGGAATCGAGAGAGCACCGGACACGGACCGGCTGGACGTCGCCATGGACAGACGCCCCGAGCGACTGAGGCGTCGGTATCTGCGCAGCTCTGCATTCTGCTTCCGCATTTCCCGTTCTAGCGTGCGGTTAATGGCGAGAAGCGACGAGTTGCTAATTTCCAGATCCATGATCTTCCGCTCCGTACGCGCATTGAGGGCGCCGTTGGCCTGTCCGCTTTCCGACTTGGACGGGCTCTGCATCCCCGAGTTATGCGTATCCACGGAAGCGATGGATCCGTTGCTGAACACTCGCGGCCGGAGGCCTGGCAGTGGTTCAGACGCGATAGTGCTGGCGTCGATCTTGGGTTCTGATGGCGATATGATAAGCGGGCTTGGCCGCAGCCCTTCCCTCTGAGGAGGGGAGAGTCCACTATTGGCAGAGTCGAGACTCGACGACTTCACGTGTCGTACAGCTGGGATCGGTCGCGCTGATATACTGCTCAACGGGGGACTATGGGCCTGTGACCCGGCGTCAAACGAGTCATCCTGCGACCCGACTACCGACGGCCCATCAGACAGCCGCGGATTCGAGTCCACCCTGGCCGGTCGCAGTCGCGGCGAGGCAGACGGCTTCGCCGACACCACCGATCGCGTCAAGCCAATCGACCGACGTTTATACGTCCCCCCTACCTCACTCACCGGGGACTGCCTCTCTTGCGCCCCGTTCGCGTAGATAAAAGTGGTGCCGGACGTCTTGGTCTGCAGCTTCGGGCGGGGCTCCTGCTCGGAAATAGTCGAACGTGCATCAGATGCATGAAAAAACATGGGGGCTCCGGCTGAATTATCCGACGCAGAAGTCGGACGAGAAAGCTGGTTAGACTCCATCGTCACGGTCCTAGCCCGGGTTGTCCGCGATGGTTCCAGCATTCCCCCCCGAACGGGACTCCGCTCCGTCCGGAGTCGCCCCGTATTTGACAGCTGGCCCACATGTGGTTGTGACCAGGAAACTTGGGGCGacggttgctgttgctggtgctggtgcccgTTGGTTGGGGTGTTGTTTGGGGAGGAAATAGCACCATCGCGTCTGCTGTTGCGGGAACCGGATCGAGGGGTAACATTGGCACTGAGCAGGGATGAGGGTGGCTCGGGATCCCGCTTGGAGGGGACGGACGAGGGATGTTCGGAGGGAGTCAGTCGCTTGGGAGTTCGATACCCCCCGGGAGTAGCGAGTCGAGGAGTCAGAGGGGATTTCTGAGAGCGATGAAAGGCAGCGCTGAGGGCGGGGGTGAGAGGTTTGGCGAGATGGCCATTGTTTTGTTTATCGGCGGCGTTCATACTTGCGGGAGTCGAGGGGCGGAAAGGAGAGCGGCTCATGGCATTGCGACAGTAGTGCTCGAGAATCTGcaagcatgatgatggcacCAGCCAGTCGACAGCGGGTTCTTGTTGGACCGTCCAGGTgatgagaggaggaggaggaggaggaggaagagggaaaaagaagaagatggggagggagtgtGGGATGACGATGTAGTGCGTTGAATTTGTTGTTCAACACAACAAACaccggaggagaaagagaaggataataattaattaattgtTTTGGGTGCAAaacatccctcccccaccccaaTCCGGCTAGTCTCTGGTGACTCCCCCTTTCACCGCAATTCAGATCCCTTAATCAAGGTGTGTTTCTTATCCCGAatttattctcttcttcctctgtctATACATTTCATGATATATACATTTGGCTTGTAAATTTATCACCACTTGAAACCATTCATATCTTCAAAAATAGTAGCATAGATAATTTCAACTGCACCACCCTTACTGATCGCAGTCACCCTTCACATGGGCTGACCATGGGTGAAGTCGGAGCTGCGGCTCTCTCCGGAGTAGTAACCGGACAACCATCACGCCGATCACCCCATCACTCCCTACCCTACTTGACACTAGATACTCTGTACACGACTACTCTACTATAATCCACGGAACCCGGAGTATATTTTTCTGATCTGATCATCTGACAgatgtgattgattgattgatggaattgattgattcccTGCAGTCCCTTATCAGTTCAGATCTCGTCGATCAAAAACATTACTGTACGTCTCCATGGCGAACCCGAACCTACTGCCGACACGTGATGCGTGACAAACTACTGAACTATTCGGGGAATGCAAGGGGCCGTCTGCCACGTTGAtcttcgaagaagagaagcaagcaggagagaaggagggaggggaggggctAGACTCCACATTCCTTCCTGGTTGTCAATGCGGGTTTGTGATATGTGGTGAAGTTTATCGGGGGATCATGCGGGTTGGTGTGTATTTACTGATCTACTTGTgtagtgttggtgttgaCGAGATACTTGGTGAATACTACTGGAGTCGCTAAGTTGTTGTGCTTTTTCCAGTGTATTGTTATCCCTTTGTGGTATTATTTGTAAAGTAGCTAACTATAGCATCCTCAGGAGTACCGTGGATGGGTCCTCGTTTAATGTAGATACTCCCGTCAGGACTTAACTAACCCTTAATTAGCCTATTAATAGTACCAGCCAACAATTAATCAATCCAGTAtgaccaaccaaccccttcATGCATGCAATACGGCCTTACTGCGATATTTATGGCATTAAAATCTCATCGTCAAGGCCAGGTACCCGACCGTTAATGTGTCATGGTGAATAGCACTGAGTCCAAGTTCTAACTTTCTCCTATATACAAGTTTGTCATAGTACAGCCCTTATAGTTTCTTATTATACTCAGGCGGTGCAAACTGGGCTATCTCTGATCTATATCACGTACTGTGGACTGATAATATCCGACGAAGGTCGCGAACGGGTAATCGCCAGGAGCGACCTTTTGCATTGGATAATTGCATTCCTCATTGTCACAGTTTCAATCTGATCGATCTTTTCTGCCCGAGACTAAAGTGCCTGCCATGTCGGTGTCAGATGCAATGCCACCGTGGCCGGCAATAGTGCGGGACGTGCGTGCAGCGCGCCTGCCATGCGGTTAAACGTCCTGCTGGAGTAGACTACCGTCCACTCCTAGGTTGGCTGGGCGGGAAGAAGCCCAATCTGCTGAAAGAGTATGGTGCGACCATACAACGTCTTCACGAAAAGAACAACCGTTTCTGTCGCGGATCGGGCGATTCCGTTGTCCTCCGCTTCCGTGTCTTCGATGCAGCTGGAGCCTCAGCCGGAACAGCATCTGAAGCACCCTGAACAACCTCCTTGATCGTCTGTCTTGACAAACAGTAGTCCACATGGTCATTAAATGCACGATCCTCCGCCACCTGAGGTCGGGAACAGATCGGACAATCCCAATAGACTGGCTGCGACGGTGATGCAGCCGCTTCATCCTGCCTTTCTGTAGATTCAGATACCTCCTGGCtcagcttctccagatcatcgAGCTCCTCCTGTAGTTCCTCCCGTGCAGCTTTCTCAAATGCCTCCTCTGTTTCGATCTCCTGTTCGACCGGAGGGTCGGCCATCTCCGAAGCGGGCTTTGGCCGCGAAGTGAAGCCGAAGAGCTCTATTCCGACCTTCTTCGTGCTCACCAGATTGGTGCAGCGAAGGCCAAGGAGTCGCATCTTCAGATCAGGCATCTCTTTCTCAAGTTTCTCCAGCATCGGAAGAGAAAACGCGTACAAGTCCTTGGCAGTCGACACCGCCCGTGGAGGCTGGCATTGTCGTGATAGAACCTCAAAGGTGGCAAGCTTGACCTTGAGAACCAATGTACGACCCTTGAACTCGGTCCGTGCCAGATCTTTTTCAAGCTCCTCTGCTATCGACCACAACTTCGCTCTGAACTCCTCTTTATTTCCGATCTCATGGAACGTCCTCTCCGTTCCTACGCTCTTGCGCTCGTAGTTCTCCACCGGCTGAATCTTCGTTCTACCCAAGCCGAGATAGCACTGCATCAAGAAATGGAACGCTTTCTCTCCAAAAAGTTTAGTCAATATGGCACGCTGCGGATAAATGTCGCCGCACGTTTTAATGCCGATCGCATCAAGCTCACGTTCGAAGACACGGCCGACGCCATTCACCTTGCGGACcggcagctcctccatgAACCTCATGATCGCTTCCCTTTCATTAGGAACGCAAAATTGACCGTTCGGCTTATTCTTGTTGGATGCGATCTTGGCTATTTTTGCATTTGCCGCAATGCCGGCAGAGACTGAGATCTTAGTCTTCTCCAGGACCTCTGCGCGCATGCGCTGGACCGCCTCCTCGGGGTCAAGCTCATTTTCTGTACAATACGCAGTCAGATTGAGATACGCCTCGTCGATACTAGCGCTTTCGAACGTGGGATCATATTGTGCGAATATGGCGCGAATctcctttgccttttccgtATACTTCTCGTAGTTCTGAGGCAGGCAGATCAACTGAGGACATAGCTTTTTTGCGACGAACGATGCCATGCCACTCCGGCAGCCGAACTTTCGTGCCTCATAGTTGCAGGTCGTCAGCACTCCCTTGCCGACTGCCATAGGGACAGTCTTCAGTTCCGGACGGTCGAGTTCTTCCACTGCAGCAAAGAAAGCATCACAGTCAACGTGGACAACATGCTGCGACAGGTCTCGCGTCAGTTCTAGCTCCGCAAGAAGCTGGTCAGCGCGTCGTAGATCCGCCGACAGATCTAGTTTCTCGAGACGGGCTTTCTCTTTGAGAATGCGTTCAATCTTGACCGTCAAGACCTTGTCCCGATTTTGCTCATGATTGAAATACTTGGAGCCTTTGGAGGCATTATAAATGATTTCCGATACCTGCTAATCTTAGCTATACTCCTAGACCGTAGTGGCATACTCACCTTTCGCTGGTCCACGGCATCCTGGCCCGCTTTGGTCAAAGACGGTCCTAAGAGTTGATATTTCAAGGTGTCATAGCTTTCAGCAGACTCCACACTGTTAGACGCCTTTGCACCATCATTTGGCTCCTCGCCCGAAGGCTCCATCTCTGATGATGGaagcgaggatgatggaCATAAGATTACCCAAGCAGGCAGCTATTGCGACGCCTGATCACGTGAACACGCGTGACGGGCCGTGTTTCACGTGCCGGCTGATGTCAACTCATCCGAGCAGCTGCATCTCGCTGCCAGGCACACAACCGCTTCCATGTGGATTCTAGATTCGGAGGGTGACTTTCTGGGTGGTAATATCTTCACTCACTGCTTGATGGGTTTGGCTGATTGTCAAAGGCAAGCGCGTGTGGCTGCGACCGGGGAAGAAGTATCTCTTCGGTCGGATCAAGCAAGATGGAGGTAAGGTGCTGAGACCATGATCAAACTCCGCTATACTAACTTTGGTCGCATGCAGTCCGACATGCTATTGATAACAAGTCCATCTCCCGAAAGCATATGATGATCGAAGTTTCACCTGTCAAACCAGGCGATGGAGTACGATGATCGAATTCCTCTGCTTTCCCCGCTAACTGTTCAGTCGCATATCTACACCAGATCGAAAATTGCCGTGCGCGACTTGGGCTCGAAATATGGCACCAAAGTAGATGGTAATACGGTGAAGGATGAAAGTAAAGACCTGACTGGTGAGGAGCATGAAATTAAGTTGGGGAGATACGAACATGCGCTGCGGTAATTACCATGGCAAGGAACAATATCGGCAGGGACTAACCATGTGGTTACTAGGATCCAGTGGCAGCCAGTCGTCCTTAccttctccttttcctcgAAAGAACTCAAATCGAAAGATCCCCTGGCACAAGTGCGCTCCCGTGTTGAGGATTTGGATATCAAAACGATTGTTCCGTACGTTGTCGACCACACTACCCACGTCGTCCAAAAGAAACGGAATACTGCCAAAGGTCTGCAAGCATTGGTGAATGGAAAGTACATCGTGCAGGACTCCTATATCGACGCCTTGGTTTATGCGGCTACTCCGAGCGACCTAGAGAACCTTGAGTCGTTGTCCCCGTTGGAGGCCGATTTCGACACTGCATGGCCGGATGCAATGGCACACCTTCCCCCGCCTGGCAAGGAAACCGTACAGAGACCAAAGGAAGCATTTGCTCCGAGACCCGatagaataaatatcttcGATGACTACACATTTGTGTTCATGGACCCTGCGCAGTTTGGAAACTTGCAGGATGTTATTACGAATGGTCACGGGAAGGCTTTGCTTTACCAAGTGGAAGAAGGGGTCACCACGGCAGCAGAGATCGTGCAATATATGAGAAATGCGGCTGGCGACAACGGTCTCGGGAGCCAACGGGATGGCCCTGGCGGAGTGGTTCTTGTTCGATACGTTGCGACTGGACGCCATGAGAACTGGTGGGCCGAGCTGGGTAATGAGGTTGCTTTGTCGACCGACCAGCGCGTTATTCAACAGAGCGAGTTCCTGGACGCTATTCTGGGAAATGACGCTTCTGGCCTGTGCCGTTCTCTTCCCGAGGCCCAGGACATGGATGCAGAACCCACTCCACCAGCTGCTACCCCTGATGTTCAAGAAGTCCAAAACTCACAGCCCCCGGCGGAAAGCCAGCCGTcaacgaagaggaagccaCGAGTTCGAGGATTTGTCAGTAAGATGAAAACATTCGATGATGGCTTCGATATCAACTCTATCCCCGCTCATGCTCCGGAGAGCGTTGATGATTCGCCGCCTTTGATGGGAATCGAGCCATCGCCGGCACAACAATCGCAACCGCAAAGCAGCCTccacgaggaggaagaaggagaagaagacatggTGTCAAGCCTACTGCCGGGTGCCCAAGCGATGAAACGTCGACGCGCTCAGACGACGGCGAGGACCAAAGAAGAGCCCAGTTCTGAGACGAAAGACGAGGCCATGCCGCGGGTGAAACGCCAGAAACTGGACGTACTGGAGGCCGCGCGACAGCACCGGGAGGCCGAAGATGCGCAGCGCCAGCGTCAGGCGGAAGAAGCGTCGCTGCAAGGGCCTCTTGAGGATGTCAATgtggagaagctcaagggaCTTGCAATCGtagaggagatggaagtgaAGCCGAGACACGTGAGCGAAGGAGACCGACGGTGGGACGATCGGTGGAATGGACGCAAGAACTTCAAGAAGTTCCGCCGCAAGGGCGAACCTGGACAGCCCCGCTACCGCATCCAGACGGTGATAGTGCCACTAGAGGAAGTGACGCGAAAAGACTTTGGGATTGGGGACCACTACTGGGTTAGTAATCGCACGGAGCAGAGTCCAGCAGAGAGTCCAGCCGAACGGGCTGTCAGCCAGGACGCAGCGGCATCCCGCTCACAGTCCTCGGCCCGGGTCGAGTCGGAGACACCAGCGCCCAGGGAGACCCGAAGTCAACCCCGGGTGCAAAAACGGATGCGAGAAGAGCAAGATTCGGATAGCGATGATGGGCTTCGGTTCCGATTCCGTCGCAGGCGATGATTGATGCTCAAAATGTAGTTAGATAGATACCTTGAACCATGGCCAGTTCGTTTTCAGCTTTTGTGCGTGAGAATGGGATATTGAATGTAGTTGAATGAAGATTGGTCCACCATCGCATGGCAGGGAATTGAAGTGAATGAGATGGATGTGTTGCCATGTTGCCATAGTGTGGAGAACCACATGCGGGGGAGCCAAGTATCCAGGAAAGTGGATATGCTGGGTAGACAAACACAGTCCTTATGACGCTGTTGGGCATTAAGCGGACCACCTCATAGGCGCATTACCGTGAAgtgttgtggtggatgatatgCGGTCAGCCGTGCATGATGCGAACCAACTTGCCGAACCAATTTGTATGATATGATCAACTTTAATGAATAATAGTATCGAATTTGGAGTGTAACAGTATCTGTAACTAAAATATTACATCATGAGAGCAAGTAGAGTGGACACTCCCATGTGGTCTGTGCCATGGCTCATCCAAAGTGGCCTGGGAATGGAGCCCCCCCGACCCGCTGGGCTGACCCCGTTTGAGATGTGTTTCAAAGGGCCCACGGGAACCAAACACTGATTTATGTGAAACGATACACTATATATGTATCTTGCttgatagatagtagtcGATTGTCAATTATCTTGGGTCTACAGGTGAGATGGCGGTCTGGAAATCAACCAGCTAACTACGAAGTAGAATATGCACATGATTAAGTAACAGTATGCTAGCAGTCGAGGAAAAAGGGGTGGATACTTACTGCTGTAAGTAGCATTCAGGTGGTGTGATGAGTCCAGCGGAGGAGAGCGTGACCACCAAAATCACTAACTAACCTGTAAACCTGGTTTGGGGGGAACCCGAACAAGGCTGTGTTTTGGCTTTTCCCGTCTTGCCGTAAGAATGACTTGCCGGTCATGGTGAATGTGTGCCTGAGGAGAGCCTGGAAgattccctctctctctgtttctgtttctctctctctttctctccccctcaaAAAGTCTctccgtcatcctcgtcattccatccatctcgtTTCGTctcttcccatcccatccattcatccatccatccatcctcttcctatTCTTTCGCTTTCCCACTATTctacttcctccccatcatttCCCATCCCGCCTGGCTGCGATTGCTTTCGTTCTCTCCATCACTGTATTCTGATCTACATACTCCATAcaaccctcatctcctcatcgCTACaatcccacccaccccagcTGCCTGACTGCCTAACCGCCGATTAGCATCTCGCCCACTCGTTCGACTGGCGACAATCTGCCTCCAACGCATCAGCATTGGCACCGCCATGGACCACGTTGGCTAGCCCTGGCTGCAATTCATATTATCGCTCGTTACCTCTTCCATCCAGCGTCCTGCCTATTTTAATCTCTCCTTATCACGGACCACAGAACGCTCACAACGATTCCCTCCCCCGTCGCCCGCTGCTTTTAGCCTCCCGTCAATAGTATGTCTCGCAGCGCGCATTCCCCCCCAAAATTCGATCCAGTGCCTCGTTTTTAGACTTTGCTTTGGTTTTTCTCGCCTTGGTCACAGGTAATTGAAATACTAACTTCCGACCCACCCGCAGCGCCCTGCTTTAACTAACGATTTACGACTTCCgactctcttcctctgtttGGCGCTTCCCGGTTTGGTGCTGGCGACCTCGGTTTGAATGCCGTCTGCATTAATATTCTCCCCCTCATCGTCCCCCATGATTTccaccatcccccctcctcgtccCGTCTCGGTCAATTCACTGGCCAGAGCGTCGGCCTCGACAACCATCCCCTACGCCAAAGCGAGTCGCTGCACCAGTGCCGAAATTCAGATTCTCGATGGTCCCATTAATCCCCCGGCGGTGGGGCCTGGTCAGCTGGTCTGCCAGTCCCCGGTGGATACCGAAATGGAGGATGCACGGATAAGCGTGGAGACACCTCAGGCCTGCCGATCCCAAGTGCGCTTCGAAGACCTTCCCATCGAGATTCACGAGGCCATTCTAGATCATCTGTTTGGCGAGCGGGCATCGGCCTTCACGTCGTGCGCGCCCGGTAAGTCCGCGCGCAGTTGGAATAAGTCGTTGCGTCATCCCCGTCGAAAAGCGCTGTCCAATTTGGCATTGATCACCCCTGTCTGGCGAGCACTGGTGCAGGACCGAATTTACAGGCACAGTGAGTCCCCACTTGTTATTTTTGGTCTTGATCAACGCCAAAATTTTGTTGC
The window above is part of the Aspergillus luchuensis IFO 4308 DNA, chromosome 8, nearly complete sequence genome. Proteins encoded here:
- a CDS encoding uncharacterized protein (COG:S;~EggNog:ENOG410PNPJ;~antiSMASH:Cluster_8.13): MSRSPFRPSTPASMNAADKQNNGHLAKPLTPALSAAFHRSQKSPLTPRLATPGGYRTPKRLTPSEHPSSVPSKRDPEPPSSLLSANVTPRSGSRNSRRDGAISSPNNTPTNGHQHQQQQPSPQVSWSQPHVGQLSNTGRLRTERSPVRGGMLEPSRTTRARTVTMESNQLSRPTSASDNSAGAPMFFHASDARSTISEQEPRPKLQTKTSGTTFIYANGAQERQSPVSEVGGTYKRRSIGLTRSVVSAKPSASPRLRPARVDSNPRLSDGPSVVGSQDDSFDAGSQAHSPPLSSISARPIPAVRHVKSSSLDSANSGLSPPQREGLRPSPLIISPSEPKIDASTIASEPLPGLRPRVFSNGSIASVDTHNSGMQSPSKSESGQANGALNARTERKIMDLEISNSSLLAINRTLEREMRKQNAELRRYRRLSRSGRLSMATSSRSVSGALSIPPEVEEASEHSSVRSPEELSDFSDEDSMEDGVVSPDSQADQDSQHRARDEKRFLIDLAKHQELLADSQRLNQSLKRCLGWTEELIREGQRALEYNVHVNDVQLGGRVLTPEELNELNELNELHEQQELELSRPSSRSDSEPPSEDG
- a CDS encoding uncharacterized protein (COG:L;~EggNog:ENOG410PHKV;~InterPro:IPR017961,IPR024728,IPR036775,IPR043502, IPR001126,IPR022880,IPR043128;~PFAM:PF00817,PF11798,PF11799;~antiSMASH:Cluster_8.13;~go_function: GO:0003684 - damaged DNA binding [Evidence IEA];~go_function: GO:0003887 - DNA-directed DNA polymerase activity [Evidence IEA];~go_process: GO:0006281 - DNA repair [Evidence IEA]); the encoded protein is MEPSGEEPNDGAKASNSVESAESYDTLKYQLLGPSLTKAGQDAVDQRKVSEIIYNASKGSKYFNHEQNRDKVLTVKIERILKEKARLEKLDLSADLRRADQLLAELELTRDLSQHVVHVDCDAFFAAVEELDRPELKTVPMAVGKGVLTTCNYEARKFGCRSGMASFVAKKLCPQLICLPQNYEKYTEKAKEIRAIFAQYDPTFESASIDEAYLNLTAYCTENELDPEEAVQRMRAEVLEKTKISVSAGIAANAKIAKIASNKNKPNGQFCVPNEREAIMRFMEELPVRKVNGVGRVFERELDAIGIKTCGDIYPQRAILTKLFGEKAFHFLMQCYLGLGRTKIQPVENYERKSVGTERTFHEIGNKEEFRAKLWSIAEELEKDLARTEFKGRTLVLKVKLATFEVLSRQCQPPRAVSTAKDLYAFSLPMLEKLEKEMPDLKMRLLGLRCTNLVSTKKVGIELFGFTSRPKPASEMADPPVEQEIETEEAFEKAAREELQEELDDLEKLSQEVSESTERQDEAAASPSQPVYWDCPICSRPQVAEDRAFNDHVDYCLSRQTIKEVVQGASDAVPAEAPAASKTRKRRTTESPDPRQKRLFFS
- a CDS encoding histidine phosphatase family protein (COG:S;~EggNog:ENOG410PGMK;~InterPro:IPR016274,IPR000560,IPR029033;~PFAM:PF00328;~SECRETED:SignalP(1-18);~antiSMASH:Cluster_8.13;~go_function: GO:0016791 - phosphatase activity [Evidence IEA]), which gives rise to MILLTALLCLLSLTLTTALTTNRTHPFSLPSTWGNLSPYTPSPGFGIPPGTPQQCQLTQAHILHRHAQRYPTSYLLDADSMESFAQKLQNYTQSHPNSTLATGPLSFLNKWRYLMGTEALLPTGAATEATSGAFHWSRYGRVLYDAPAGMADWSNELNVWPNGTRRDKPMFRTTSQARILESARWWLSGFFSNIAANSSSDNYDLVIIPEGDGYNNTLSGSCPNGDTSEGDDSAEQFLKTYTPPIITRLSAYLPPSITLTPLDILSMQNLCAYETAVLGSSSFCSLFTPSEWESYAYILDLQFYGDYGFGSPSGRAQGIGYVIELAARLQGKLITEQVANVNITYDSNKDTFPLHQPLYLDMSHDDVIVSVLAALGVEYFNIGDGDGMKGDISPNEVPLNRTFRLNHIAPFGARFVTEVWRCEEASSAEEIVVDVGGGEVVYENEVVKEGQGREFVRWVLNEMPVPVDGVSGCEEDAAGANGFCALEGFLNGVGKMQELAAFEEACIQGAESGGGQVGDGRP